The sequence tcctcttcttcatgtctcttctacatcaacatgtgtcccctcttcttcatgtctcttctacatcaacatgtgtcccctcttcttcatgtctcttctacatcaacatgtgtcccctcttcttcatgtctcttctacatcaacatgtgtcccctcttcttcatgtctcttctacatcaacatgtgttccctcttcttcatgtctcttctacatcaacatgtgtcccctcttcttcatgtctcttctacatcaacatgtgattgaaagcagcataatgacagagttatgagaaacattcaatcgacagattCATTTGTACATCAGATTTCTCAAgagagcatggaacgtgttgactcgtgcattacagaacatttcacctgcactgcaccaccttggtatctaagcagtatacgcaaacagtcattataagcaacctggagcttccggaggctcgccttcttcaacttgacccacaagggggcagtatagagaggagtgcaataagctctaaagaggttcaccttaacccagtgcttctcaaagtgtggtccgcggaccactggtggtccgtgagtgccccctagtggtccgtgagtatattggtaaaatttcacatttgaaattaattaattaattaaagtttttcgcactctcgcgggaatatctcggcaatggagcgagcttaagtttcacttgtAATTGCataatatagcccagataagcaccttcatcacacacgttgccacttgtttgtaccattttcaggcaatttgtaaaaaacgatgtgttgttagacatttgtggagttaggtggtccgtgagtgtttttttattggttaagtggtccttggtatgaaaaagtttgagaaacactgccttaacctcatctgaacaccaagagcattttctagccaacatgttggctagtgtatataagacacgccgctgtctatacatgtcatcatcatcatcatcatcatcatcatcatcatcatcatcatcatcatcatcatcatcatcatcatcatcatcatcatcatcatcatcatcatcatcatcatcagccatttcacctgtgatgatgtgtcccagatacttagtgttacagcaaacaggcaGCACCTGTCCTGACAGATAGCATGTTGGAAAACCAAGGTTCTTATCCCCTGTTGCTCTGCAGATCATATCAAATTTGACACCATAATCAGAACACACATTTAGCAACAGTTAAAGTCCAGCACTAATAGGACAtgctttgtatatatctgagacctataacatATTGATAAAAAACTGTATaataggttcaaggttctttatttgtcaaaCGTCGATGAATTCATCCGGCCAGTTAACAgacaaatatagtgcaagtaaatagtaaatagtaaatacaagtgtgtgtaaatacaagaagaaaatatttaaaaaactgaaatagtgaaatagtgcactaagagtctatatgcaagtcattgaaatatgatatattagttaACTAGATAAATATTttttaagtagcagccagatgaatattgtggatgttgtttcaacagttcaggtcTTTAATTAAATTATAGGTCACTCCCTCAACAAAAAGTTACAAGTCTCTTACATTTGAGTTAAAAATAATTACTTAAGTAGATGTTCTTTCTATCACTTGTAATACATCAtgtatttattaaaaataattaaaaaggtaaaataaaaatgtgttcaTATTTTTTACACAGTCTGTGATTAAATACAACAGCAGCATGTTGACAGTCAATCTATAAGAATAACAACATTACTttgaataaaatacaaataaaaaatgataggctacttcctccacaaaaaggAACACGTCTcttacatatatattttttttaaaggactTGATTAAATGGAGTTACTTTCAGTCACTTGCATGAAATGTGCATTATATAAAAAGGTAAAATAACAAAGTATTAATATTTTACACCGTGAGTGATTCacactgctgctacaacagagcGTCTGACGAACATCCGGGTATTCTGTCGAGATGGTCATGGCGGAGGGAGCTGCAGTTCTCAGGAGGAATCGGCCTGGAACCAAGGCAAAGGTGCGTTTACACCCAAAATAAACACCCGTACATCCCTGCAAACGGACCTCCACGACTCTGCAATGCTGTCTCACTTCAGTCGAGTTGTTCTAACTCACGTGTTTTTAACGATAACTAAATCATAGGAAGTAGGGCCTGACCTGGAAATAGCCAGCTAGCTGGTTAGCATTTCGGTACCGTCTACTTGCTGGAGTTACGTTAACTTAACAGTGGCTTACTATACATTTCGGAGCTCCCTGTGATAATCAATGGTGCTTGGATAATCACACAGCCACATTTTAGTGAATCAGGTTTACACAAGAGACTATTAACATTGCCTACGTTATTGTTGCTAAAAATGTTACTGTTACTAAAGCTGTTAGCTTTGCAAGAAGTAGTCGCACCCCGAGTTGACGTTATCTAAGTAGCTAGCGTCAAGTTAGCTTAGTAGCTGTGTAATAATGTAGAAACGCTCCCAACTTTTACAATTAAATGTATTCTCCCAGCAAAGCTTTCCCTATAACCAATAACCAAACTTCAGCTGGCTAACCTTAGCCACTTTGACGCCCTTATGTTATTAGTTATATCAATGTTTATGTGTAGATACTcctctgaattttactcagaatATGTATATATTGTTTTAATTGTGTGATGTTTATATTTTGCTATTCTATTTTAAAGTGCTTTTGTAATTCTTGTTGATTTACTGTCAAAATGCTGTCTGTCGGTTttatgtgtctgtctgtcatATGTGTTGTGATTGTTGGTTAACGTCAGATGACAGCTATGTAGTTAGTTGGCATTCTCAATGCTACAATAAAGATGCTTTTTAAACCGCCTGTGCTACAATGCTAGCTTTGTCACTTTGAGTGTATAACGTTGGACTAAATGTACCCTCCCTCCATGTGTAGGATTTCTACAACTGGCCGGATGAGTCATTTGAGGAGATGGACAGCACCCTGGCTGTCCAACAGGTGTGTTGACgtttgtctctgtgtgtgtgtgtgtgtgtgtgtgtgtgtgtgtgtgtgtgtgtgtgtgtctgcaattTGGTGCTTCTTTCATCCTACACAGAAATAAAACCTTTTGTTAAAAGTTAGAATCCTTTTATTGACAACAATTTTGCATCAAAATCAAATTAGAGAAATCAAAGTACTCATAACATTTAGATGTATTGTCCGACCTAGAGGGATATTTGCTTCACAGCTGGTGCCCAACATATTTATAgacagcaacacacacaacaactgaACATACTAATAGCAACACATATAGCAACGTATAGCTATAGACGATACACAACATATTCGCATCGATATTACTAAACATTCCCGACATTTGGAACACTTTCCCCCCGCATTTTAAACACTTTTCCTGGCTTAGAAAGTGTGGTGCTGCATCCTGTTCTCTGGGTACACTCTCTCCCTATTTCCAACACTTAAATCAAAGTTTACATATTAGGCATTGTGAATTACCAGTGTATTGTCGCCATACAAAATGTGATGCTAACATGTGTGCTTTTGTTTTTCAGTACATCCAGCAGAACATTAGATCAGACTGCTCTAATATCGACAAAATCCTTGAGCCTCCAGAGGGTCAGGACGAGGGCGTGTGGAAGTATGAACACCTCAGGTATGTTGATAAAGTCATTTAAGCTTGAAAATGAATAAGTTATTGAAGCAGCAGTCCTAGTAGGATCACTCATGctcatgtatttgtcttttCTTTTAACTGTGCTCGTGTTTTGTCCTTCATGTAGGCAGTTCTGTCTGGAGCTCAACGGACTAGCTGTAAAACTGCAGGTACGTGATCCAACTCGGAAGATATACAACCTTTTATTAATTTTTAAACATGTCTGATGGAAGGTTTTTTCCCCATTCATGTGTCCATATCAAAGCAAAGATCTTAATCAGGAACTATTTGGTAGAGCTGTATAAAGAACCGGTTAACCTTTGTTTTAAGGAGTGTTTTTAAGGTGTGTTCATTTAATCTTTGCTTTTCAGAGTGAGTGCCATCCAGACACCTGCACCCAGATGACAGCCACAGAGCAGTGGATCTTTTTATGTGCTGCCCACAAGACACCCAAAGAGGTCAGTCAAGACCGTGGGTTACTCAATGTTCACTTGGGTGTCTTTTATTACAATTCTTTATTTAGTTTTATGTACATCTTATACAATATTCATGAACTTTATACAATAACAGAAGGGATGTTTCGTGACAGAGGCATAATTGACATTCCTGCAGGTGTAACAACAGTCAAACAAacaatacattacaatatttTGGTAATTAGACCAAGCAACCTTTTTATGTTGGGGATAGAACTGGTGATCAGCTCATCAGTAGTTTGTTAATTCTATGAAATGTGGCCGTGTCTGTCGAATAAAGGAAACCCAATCCGACCGTAGCTCAGTAAATCTATTCATCTGTAGGCGAAGAGAAAAAGTAATTGTTTCCATTATGTATATGTTATTAACTATTATCTGTTATCTGTCCATTCTTCAATTGTGGGGCAATCGGGAAGCAGCCAGTGCTTTGTGATGGTGTTCTTACAAGCAGTTATCAGAACTCAgaataaatatgtattaaagTGCCCTAAATGAAAGTCAACCTTACCCAAGATAAAAGTGCAGAATTGGAATGGTATTTTCATATTGAGTATTGCACTTAGGTTTCTTTTTAATGGTTGTCCTTTAGAATGATTCATTTGTCTCTGCCTTTGTCTGAGGCTCTTAATAGCTGCTTTCATGCCAAGTACTTTACCgtacttatggcgcgtttccactgcagcgggtagctcgctttaagcgagccgtgcggggcccgtttttggttgcgcttccacttggcctagttttggcccggggctactttttcaccttttttctggcccgactaaatcgtggttctcgggccaggaacaaccaggctgagtcgggctgagtatgctaaactagagagagaatcgctggctcggtgctacaactacaacaagatgaacatatttgaccgtgatttaattgtaatacatgtttcaaaatgatgccgaagtaacaacatactgataccggttagtaaaaaccatgaattaatgctttgacaagtctgcagacagacggcaggcgaagaacccttttaaaatgcgtgttttctgaatggagattggctaagctaacgttatatatgctccgaccgtccacactcacaacaacggcttacagacataaataaaccagcaactgtattctccatgacacaggcagtctgtggtttgtacttgtttaactgttgtctagtttctggacagatatgaggagctgtgagctctgagtgctaacagctaacggctgtgttgtttttctggggctctcattgaagatgacgtcacagctccgcctacactgcgttactatggtAACTGCCCCAgatcctaaactgtaatggaagcgcagcattaaagtgagccgggcctaataaggcctaaccaaaccgagcgatggaaacgcgccataaagagcagatcgcgttcacaccggaatcagttccctgagggaggattaggcaaataaataaacttttccgagttttacggggcgtggtttgcaatccgcccagccaatcagaaatgggaacctttttctccccaggaaagcaccacctctctagcagggactgaaaaggggggaactaagttctctgaactaagttctctttttggtgtgaacgcaaaatcccaggaactatcggaactgaAAGGGAAaggtactccggtgtgaaagcgcctaatgaaGTTTCTAAGTGTGTTTTGTGCTTCCTCCACAGTGCCCTGCCATTGATTACACCAGGCACACGCTGGACGGAGCTGCCTGTCTTCTCAATAGCAACAAATACTTCCCCAGCAGGTCAGTCGTCCTCATTTACAACCTGTAAATACAGCTTCTTATTTTGGTCACTTAGAGGCAGTGAAAAAAAAGTGTGAACACAACACAAATACACAGCTGAAAATCACTTTAAATATCCATTGAGGTGTTCATTCTCTGTAGGTTTATTACTAAATGTGACAACTTTGAAAAAGGACGTAAAACTGAACTGGCTGTCATATTGAGGGGTGTTTGACGGCATTCTTTTGGACGTGTTTACTGTTTATTGTGGGGTTTACACGATAATGTGACAATTAGTTGTGGTAAAATAAGAGAAATTAAGAGAGGATAAATCACTGCAAACCTTGTCATCTTCCTACTCATGTTCAAAATGTATTCTGATTTTGGGTTTTAGATGTCATACACCAACaagaacttaaaaaaaaaaagtatactgACACCTTTTATTACGAGTTGGTCTTTGTATGGCTTTGTCAGTCAGACACCATCCGTGAGATATCATTTCATAGATCTACCCCGTGTCTCTTTGTGTTTGCAGGGTGAGCATCAAGGAGTCATCGGTGGCCAAGCTGGGCTCCGTCTGTCGTCGCATCTATAGGATATTCTCTCATGCCTACTTCCATCATCGCCAGATATTCGACAAGTATGAGGTGGGTCTCCTTGGAAATATGTTATCAACCAATCACACCGAGAATGCTTTTGTTTCTGTGTCTATTCTGGATTGTTTCGAGgtgcaaataataataatacactttattaggATAGCACCTTTTATGTGCTTTAGAGAAAACATAAcaacaatattaaaataatataaaactaatacagaacaagataaaacatCTACAGTGataatatgttaaaataaaactgtaaaaaatacAGTAAAACATGGACAATGATACCAGTGAGAATTGAAAGTTAACCAACTGCAGGACCTCTCACAgcttagtacggtatggttaggccttggtaggccaggctcactttaagctgcgtttccattacagttcagtacctggggtagtaactatagtaacgcagtgtaggcggggccaTCGGCTGTTCAGCGGGCGGAGCGACCCTGCATAAAactgccgtgacgtcatcttcaatgagaaccacaaaaccaaaacacagccgttagctgttagcgctcagagctcacagctcctcgtatctgttcagaaactagacaaaagttaaacaagtccaaactagggttgccagaaactgaccatgatcaaaatcgaatattcagcagccctggcgaataataatcgattattcggccgACCCCTCGACtcgatttatatatatttttgttgaaACTAATCCAGAAAAAAACCAAAAacataaatcaatcaatcaatcaatgtttatttatatagcccaatatcacaaatgttacatttgtctcagtggacttcacagtgtgtacagaatatcagtatgacaatacgacaccctctgtccttagaccctcacatcgtacaaggaaacacttccagagaaaacccagtttaaagggaaaaatgggagaaacctcagggagagcaacagaggagggatccctctcccaggacggacagacgtgcaatagatgccgtgtgtaaattgaaaagataatacatttgcaacataggtagtccaaatgtttggaaatgcatgtgtgtatataataggaagatgaatccacgaggatatccatccaggaccgatgatccaggaccacagccacgactcaagatccagcgctcgcgatccaggacacaggaccgcaggatcatccatgactccggatcccagcgtatatagacaccaaaaagaaagacatttggggaagctgggttaatcggaacatgagtgtacacgggtatagacggagagaaggaagaagtaagatgtcccccgacaaactaagcctatatcagcaaaactaaataataataaaaaaatatatataaataaaatcgatttttaaaaataatattcgattatggagactgtaacgaatattcgaataatcgaataatcgctggcatccctagtccaaaccacagactgcctgtgtcatggagaatacagtcgctggtttatttatgtctgtgggccgttgttgtgagagtggacggtcggagcatatactgcgttagcttagccgatctccattcagaaaacacgcattttaaaaggttcttcgcctgccgtctgtctgccgacttgtcaaagcattaattcatggttgttactaaccggtatcagtatgttgttacttcggcatcattttgaaacgtgtattacaattaaatcaccgtcaaatatgttcatcttgttgtagttgtagctcctttgccagcgattctctctgaccaatcagcagtcgagagtggtttagcatactcagccccggttgttggcccggtaagaacctcgattatggagggccagaaaaaaggtgaaaaggtAGCCCTGAGCCG is a genomic window of Pseudochaenichthys georgianus chromosome 21, fPseGeo1.2, whole genome shotgun sequence containing:
- the LOC117466650 gene encoding MOB-like protein phocein isoform X1; the protein is MVMAEGAAVLRRNRPGTKAKDFYNWPDESFEEMDSTLAVQQYIQQNIRSDCSNIDKILEPPEGQDEGVWKYEHLRQFCLELNGLAVKLQSECHPDTCTQMTATEQWIFLCAAHKTPKECPAIDYTRHTLDGAACLLNSNKYFPSRVSIKESSVAKLGSVCRRIYRIFSHAYFHHRQIFDKYENETFLCHRFTRFVMKYNLMSKDNLIVPILEEEVQNTSSAGESEA
- the LOC117466650 gene encoding MOB-like protein phocein isoform X3, which produces MAFRKFLPLFDRVLVERFTPETVTKGGIMLPEKAQSKVLQATVVAVGPGSRNVDFYNWPDESFEEMDSTLAVQQYIQQNIRSDCSNIDKILEPPEGQDEGVWKYEHLRQFCLELNGLAVKLQSECHPDTCTQMTATEQWIFLCAAHKTPKECPAIDYTRHTLDGAACLLNSNKYFPSRVSIKESSVAKLGSVCRRIYRIFSHAYFHHRQIFDKYENETFLCHRFTRFVMKYNLMSKDNLIVPILEEEVQNTSSAGESEA